A genome region from Methanobrevibacter sp. includes the following:
- a CDS encoding peptide ABC transporter permease has product MDLIGGYLLIALLLFSANLALLLGNYQINNKRTAAIGLIFSIMLFLAMSVSKYLSNPLSFLTDYFNYLFFIISIILFVLMVIYMKNSNNLVYLIYSISVMFFISTLLLSSQANLLFSDVIIYSLLVLITVFIVYQISKFLTHAKRQYPVLVGEFMSLFSILVFIFALTYDSTRNIDYTMFSSFLILTPTYQLIYLIIGIVALMILGVLLNESKGGNS; this is encoded by the coding sequence ATGGATTTGATTGGGGGTTATTTACTAATTGCTTTATTGTTATTTTCAGCTAATTTAGCTCTTTTACTTGGCAATTATCAGATTAATAATAAAAGGACAGCAGCTATTGGCTTAATATTTTCAATAATGTTATTTTTAGCGATGAGCGTCTCCAAATATTTAAGTAATCCATTATCCTTTCTAACTGATTATTTTAACTATTTATTTTTCATTATTTCAATAATCCTATTTGTTTTAATGGTAATTTATATGAAAAATAGTAATAATTTAGTTTATTTGATTTATTCAATTTCAGTAATGTTTTTTATTTCAACTTTATTATTGTCATCTCAGGCAAATTTATTATTTTCTGATGTGATTATTTATTCTTTGTTAGTTTTAATTACTGTATTTATTGTTTATCAAATTTCAAAGTTTTTAACTCATGCAAAAAGACAATACCCTGTATTAGTTGGCGAATTTATGAGTTTATTTTCAATTCTGGTCTTTATTTTTGCTCTAACATATGATTCTACAAGAAATATTGACTACACCATGTTTAGTTCATTTTTGATTTTAACTCCAACTTACCAGTTAATTTATCTTATAATTGGAATAGTTGCACTGATGATTTTGGGTGTCCTTTTAAATGAGAGTAAAGGAGGAAATTCATGA
- a CDS encoding ABC transporter ATP-binding protein, whose amino-acid sequence MGLNDKLFDVKNISFSYGDVEIFSKISFSVEKGDVLCILGPNGTGKTTLIKCLNGLHDINDGEILINGENIKKLSFKEISRHIGYIPQSHVPSFPFKVLDVVVMGRAPYLNLTDSPKKEDIEIAINSLKILGIENLKDKEYTNLSGGERQLVFLARILCQQPDILILDEPTSHLDFGNQIKFLEIVDNLAKEGLSIIMTSHFPDHAFLSSNKVAIMKEKKFIDFGSPDDVVTEENLKEAYSIDAKLIELDNERKVCVPLKTNLELDL is encoded by the coding sequence ATGGGCTTAAATGATAAACTGTTTGATGTTAAAAATATTTCATTTTCCTATGGCGATGTGGAAATTTTTTCAAAAATTAGCTTTTCTGTTGAAAAAGGAGACGTATTATGTATTTTAGGTCCGAATGGAACTGGAAAAACAACTTTAATCAAGTGTCTTAACGGATTGCATGATATAAATGATGGTGAAATTTTAATTAATGGCGAAAATATCAAAAAATTATCTTTTAAGGAAATATCAAGACACATCGGTTACATTCCTCAGTCCCACGTTCCGTCATTCCCATTTAAAGTTTTGGATGTTGTAGTTATGGGCAGGGCACCATACCTGAATCTAACGGATTCTCCCAAAAAGGAAGATATTGAAATTGCCATAAATTCCCTAAAGATTTTAGGTATTGAAAATCTTAAGGATAAGGAATACACCAATTTAAGCGGTGGAGAAAGGCAGCTGGTGTTTTTAGCAAGGATATTGTGTCAGCAACCCGACATTCTGATATTGGATGAGCCAACTTCACATCTGGATTTTGGAAATCAAATCAAATTTTTAGAAATTGTCGATAATCTGGCAAAAGAAGGTCTTTCAATTATAATGACATCCCATTTTCCTGATCATGCATTTTTAAGTTCAAATAAAGTGGCAATAATGAAAGAAAAAAAATTCATAGATTTTGGAAGTCCGGATGATGTTGTAACTGAAGAAAATTTAAAAGAAGCTTATTCAATTGATGCGAAATTAATTGAATTGGATAATGAAAGGAAAGTCTGTGTTCCTTTAAAAACAAATTTAGAATTAGATTTATAA
- a CDS encoding FmdE family protein, whose amino-acid sequence MNEQDYDEQLAKAAEFHGHICGGIAIGTKLAMYGLELLGLGFNQRHKNLIVFLEIDRCMSDAVQSVTGCSMGKRTLKQMYYGKFAATFYNTDTDEALRITDADANKKFKDEETKDEMIARFRRTPPEELFKVDRVKIELTPGDMPGKPYTTTFCSVCGEKVSDGRHVLRGGKPVCKSCAQESYYELIED is encoded by the coding sequence ATGAATGAACAAGATTATGATGAACAGTTAGCAAAAGCAGCAGAATTTCATGGCCATATTTGTGGAGGAATTGCAATCGGAACTAAATTGGCAATGTACGGTCTTGAATTACTTGGATTGGGATTTAATCAAAGACATAAAAACCTCATTGTCTTTTTGGAAATTGATAGGTGTATGTCTGACGCAGTTCAGTCTGTTACCGGTTGTTCCATGGGTAAAAGAACCCTTAAACAAATGTATTATGGTAAATTTGCAGCCACATTCTATAATACAGATACTGATGAAGCATTAAGGATTACTGATGCTGATGCAAATAAAAAGTTCAAGGATGAAGAAACAAAAGATGAAATGATTGCTCGTTTTAGAAGAACTCCTCCTGAAGAACTGTTTAAAGTAGATAGGGTCAAAATAGAATTGACTCCTGGAGACATGCCTGGCAAACCATATACAACCACATTCTGTTCTGTATGTGGTGAAAAGGTATCTGACGGTCGTCATGTTCTTAGAGGTGGAAAACCGGTCTGCAAGTCATGTGCTCAAGAGTCATATTATGAATTGATTGAAGATTAG
- a CDS encoding nitrous oxide reductase family maturation protein NosD codes for MNKKCFVIILILCALVSLNFCAAHEIDNSTEIIAQQDNSTGILESSNAEILSASDKPNTYIDAVSNTTFDVVGEYFKVKLSDGNNKSISNVKVVFTVNGVSYTKNTDSKGIASLQIRLADGSYKITSKFAGNSMYKASSYTTKITMNNTRVVESGLTNAEIQNIIDNAKVNNIILFKGASYSDINLVITKSLTLLSNVNTVLKSTSNSPVITIKGKNASLTSVKGFNIQGNGDGVKVDGSDYVTIIKNDITTRGSGIVASNVKYLNITKNNIVKNGKCGIILSSANNSYIVNNKITNNGENGIVLTKSNMIYIHENTVSNNVRNGILLTNKYNGFSHKTGPQNVFITKNTVNKNKWDGISVDFAGDNINIRGNTIDSNADNGISLNKIGHNNIQSNVITNNYVGIKFAEEYAKPKNQKIEYNAIYGSSHVEIEAKETYATENGEKLTVGDNWYTDNGLLCPKISTNNLKFTVTQIGKNQFQASFVDSKGNIATLLPDRVLTYKTNDGKTFSVTISGGIGTFTVDAKDADIIKATVDRSSRKNVFDSKTPSSAPINGQSPTYNLPSIPQYGLFEDIGNGGGSGDGNGQGSNGNANRGNESSHQSSDNAGNSSHSQKMEPNDSPANQVNDVSQSYDSLDVAQASASESSGANADSGSTAKQIIIDDEIFKVKGTFLIILLIILTIGLYYRDDIKDII; via the coding sequence ATGAATAAGAAATGTTTCGTGATTATATTGATTCTGTGTGCATTAGTTTCATTAAATTTCTGTGCCGCTCACGAAATTGATAATTCAACAGAGATTATTGCTCAGCAGGACAATTCTACCGGAATTCTTGAAAGCAGTAATGCTGAGATTCTGTCTGCATCAGATAAGCCGAATACTTATATTGATGCTGTAAGCAATACTACATTTGACGTGGTCGGCGAGTATTTCAAAGTGAAATTGTCTGATGGGAATAACAAATCAATTTCTAATGTTAAGGTGGTATTTACAGTAAATGGAGTCAGTTATACTAAAAATACTGATTCCAAAGGTATTGCTTCACTTCAAATTAGACTGGCTGATGGTTCATATAAGATTACTTCAAAATTCGCTGGTAATTCCATGTATAAGGCGTCATCATACACAACTAAGATTACTATGAATAATACTCGTGTTGTTGAAAGCGGTTTGACCAACGCCGAGATTCAAAATATTATTGATAATGCTAAAGTAAACAATATCATTTTGTTTAAAGGAGCCAGCTATTCAGATATTAATCTTGTAATCACTAAAAGTTTGACTCTACTTTCCAATGTTAATACTGTGTTAAAATCTACTTCAAATTCCCCAGTCATTACTATTAAAGGAAAAAATGCTTCTTTAACTTCCGTTAAAGGCTTTAACATACAGGGTAATGGTGATGGTGTCAAAGTAGATGGATCAGATTATGTGACTATTATTAAAAATGACATTACAACCAGAGGCAGCGGGATTGTTGCATCAAATGTAAAATATCTAAATATTACCAAAAATAATATTGTTAAGAATGGCAAATGCGGAATAATCCTCTCTTCAGCCAACAACTCTTATATTGTTAATAATAAGATCACAAATAATGGTGAAAACGGTATTGTTTTGACAAAATCCAACATGATTTATATTCATGAAAATACTGTTTCAAATAATGTTCGAAACGGCATTCTTCTAACTAATAAGTATAACGGATTCAGTCATAAGACAGGTCCTCAAAATGTATTTATTACCAAGAATACTGTCAATAAAAATAAATGGGACGGTATTTCAGTGGATTTTGCAGGAGATAATATAAATATTAGGGGAAATACTATAGATTCAAATGCGGATAATGGAATTTCTCTTAATAAAATCGGACATAACAACATTCAGTCCAATGTTATTACCAACAATTATGTGGGCATAAAATTCGCTGAAGAATATGCAAAACCTAAAAACCAGAAAATTGAATATAATGCAATTTATGGCAGCTCTCATGTTGAAATTGAAGCTAAAGAGACATATGCTACTGAAAATGGTGAAAAGTTAACTGTTGGTGATAATTGGTATACTGACAATGGATTGCTATGTCCTAAAATCAGTACAAATAATTTAAAGTTTACTGTAACACAAATTGGTAAAAACCAATTTCAGGCATCATTTGTTGATTCAAAAGGAAATATTGCAACCTTGCTTCCTGATAGGGTTTTAACTTATAAGACTAATGACGGCAAAACATTTTCTGTCACAATAAGTGGAGGTATTGGAACGTTCACTGTAGATGCAAAAGATGCCGACATTATTAAGGCCACTGTAGACCGCAGTAGTAGAAAAAATGTTTTTGATTCAAAAACACCTTCTTCTGCTCCAATCAACGGCCAATCTCCAACATATAATCTGCCAAGTATTCCTCAATATGGTTTATTTGAAGATATTGGAAATGGAGGAGGTTCTGGAGATGGCAACGGTCAAGGATCAAACGGCAATGCCAATAGAGGTAACGAATCTTCACATCAGTCTAGTGACAATGCTGGAAATAGTTCCCATAGTCAAAAAATGGAACCGAATGACAGTCCTGCAAATCAGGTAAATGATGTTTCACAAAGTTATGACTCATTAGATGTGGCACAGGCAAGTGCATCTGAAAGCAGCGGTGCAAATGCAGATTCTGGTTCTACTGCAAAACAGATTATTATAGATGATGAAATTTTTAAGGTTAAAGGTACATTCTTAATCATTCTGTTAATAATTTTAACAATCGGTTTGTATTACCGTGATGATATAAAAGATATTATCTAA
- a CDS encoding DUF2149 domain-containing protein: MLRKRRRISQDYDDDPMGGLNNLSDAMLVLALGFLIFAIMALSVNPDLVSNQQTTQDVSTANTFTQNYTSAGGIEDSGYSEVGKVYEDPSTGKLVLVSGG; this comes from the coding sequence ATGCTTAGAAAAAGACGAAGGATTTCACAGGACTATGATGATGATCCTATGGGAGGATTAAATAACCTTTCGGATGCTATGCTTGTTTTAGCTTTAGGATTTTTAATCTTTGCAATTATGGCTCTGTCTGTAAATCCTGATTTAGTTTCAAATCAGCAGACCACACAAGATGTATCGACTGCAAATACGTTTACCCAAAATTACACTAGTGCCGGAGGTATTGAGGATAGCGGATATAGTGAAGTGGGTAAAGTTTACGAAGATCCAAGTACCGGTAAACTGGTTCTTGTATCTGGAGGGTGA
- a CDS encoding MotA/TolQ/ExbB proton channel family protein — protein sequence MIIQGTETLTSLIHILSESLLTPVVVLIIISVVIVILSFGGLINEYISRKPISSNELEQLIRNVSFSNDVSKLRNEIENSNLFTFQKEILIKIANNYDIGQDARKALASELISNEETKLIKKTNKTDILIRVGPILGLLGTLIPLGPGLAALGTGDILTLAQSLTIAFDTTVTGLSVGALSYLISKFKKQWYESDLINVESIVEAELEAINRW from the coding sequence ATGATAATTCAAGGAACTGAAACATTAACTTCATTGATTCATATACTTTCGGAAAGTTTATTGACTCCAGTTGTCGTTTTAATTATTATATCTGTTGTAATAGTTATTTTGTCATTTGGCGGTCTTATTAATGAGTACATATCAAGAAAGCCAATCAGTTCAAATGAATTGGAGCAGTTAATAAGAAATGTTTCATTTTCAAATGATGTTTCAAAGCTGAGAAATGAGATTGAAAATAGTAATCTGTTCACTTTTCAAAAGGAAATCCTGATTAAAATAGCTAATAATTATGATATAGGTCAGGATGCAAGAAAAGCGCTGGCTAGTGAACTAATTTCAAATGAAGAAACAAAATTAATTAAAAAGACTAATAAAACTGATATTCTGATAAGAGTAGGTCCGATTTTAGGTCTTTTGGGAACATTAATTCCTTTAGGTCCTGGTCTGGCGGCACTGGGTACCGGAGATATTTTAACTCTTGCCCAGTCACTAACTATTGCATTTGATACAACTGTAACAGGATTGTCTGTCGGGGCATTGTCTTATTTAATATCAAAATTTAAAAAACAGTGGTATGAATCAGATTTGATTAATGTCGAATCTATTGTTGAGGCGGAACTTGAAGCTATAAACAGGTGGTAG